The genomic region TTAATGTTGTTAAATTTTCTTGCAGTTTCTCATCAACTCAAGATGTTTCTTTCTTATTGAAAACCTTTTGGTCTTTGCCGATATCTACATCAAAATCTTTTTGTCTTAGACTTGACCTTTTGATGGAGAACTCTGCAAGTGGTTCTTTTTTAAGGAACAGAAGATTAGAGAGCTTCCTCGAAACAAAATCTGGTCCAAATGTTAGAGAAACTCAGAAGATACCTAGCAAACAAGTAATAACAAGACAGAGGCCAAATAAAACTGATGCCTTTGTTGATGATGATGGATGGATTCCAACATTGATATCTTGTGTAAGGATTGTAACATGTTTCCTGGCAATGATGGTCACAACATTCATCTGGGCAATTGTCATGCTCATGCTCCTTCCTTGGCCTTCTCAGCGAATTAGACAAGGAAATATTTATGGCCATGTCACTGGTAGATTGCTGGTAAGTGTTTGATTCCTTGTTTCATTTTGACATTTGCTTTTCTTGACTATTCTACAATTAGATTGCCATCACATCCAAATTTGAATGTATTGTATAATTATTATCTATTGCTCCAAAATTTCTTTATCTTAAGCCTTGGCCTTGAAATGAGAGTTTGCCACTTGTGTCATCTAGAAAGCTCATATAGTATTAATGGGTGCATTTATAACTTGCCACTTGTGTTTTCATTTGTGTGGTACAGAAAGTGGCAAAACCTGTTTATTCATCAATTTTCTAGCAGATTCATCCAATTCTCTGAATATCCTGGTGTGGGTCCTTtttactcttttttctttttattttttggggTCCCCTTTTTCATGGGATAGTGTTTTCAGAATCAAAATGAAAAGATCAGATAGGCCTCATTAGAAATAAACTCTTTGTTTTACAAATATTTTGGTATTAATGTGTTTTAATACAAATGAATAACCTTCGAGCACTTTGCAGAAGATGAACATTAAGTTGAACAGCTTAGCAGCTTCTTATATGTTAGTTTACATTAAGGTTGTTCACAAGACAATGTCATATTATGTTACAATGTTGTCTAGCATCTGCTATTTGTTCAGTTGAGTTGGAAAGGGTTACACATTTGCTCAGTAGCATTAACAAAAATTGATTGCAGATGTGGATATTAGGAAATCCATTGAAGATCGAAGGAACGGAGTTCTCGAATGAAAGAGCCATTTATATCTGCAATCATGCATCTCCCATTGACATTTTCCTCATTATGTGGTTGACTCCGACCGGAACTGTCGGCATTGCAAAGAAAGAGGTAAGTTCCACTCAACACCAGTTTAACTTCGATTATGATATGCAAAACATTAACATTTGGCTGCAGTCTAAACTCTAAATTGGTCATACAACATGTAAAATTGCCTTAGAAGATTTACATATATTGCATATGCAAGTTCATGAAAAAGGACTGCTTGTTTCCTGCAGATCATATGGTACCCCTTGTTCGGACAACTATATGTTTTAGCGAATCATCTTCGGATTGATCGATCTGATCCAAGAGCTgccattaagtccatgaaaaggTATCTTTTGTTACCCTTTATGATCAACTCTTAAGACATTCGTTAACGTTACTAAGTTATGTTTCTTTTTGCCTCTTGCTCAGGCAGTACAGGCTGTTAAAAAACATGGTTTATCTCTGATTATTTTTCCTGAGGGAACGAGGTCCAAAAATGGACGACTCCTTCCATTTAAAAAGGTAAGATTCGATCTATTTTTGCTTATAATCTTCTCGAATATAGGTGTTAAATGCGAGGACTTCAAAATAAACAGAGTTCGGGTAACATTGCAGGGTTTTGTTCATTTAGCCATAGAGTCTGGCCTTCCCATAGTTCCAATAATCTTAACAGGCACTCATCTAGCATGGAGGAAAGGTAGCTTGCATGTTCGACCAGCACCAATATCCGTTAAGTATCTTCCTCCAATTAAAACCGATAGTTGGACGGCTGACAACATCAACGATTACATAAAAATGGTGCATGACATATATGTTGAAAACCTTCCGGAGGCACAGAAACCGATTTCAACCGATGACACCAAGAACAGTTCAAGATCATAACTTAAgatccttctttcttttttggtATTTTGTAGTCCTGTTAGAGCAATAAGCCCGCATTTTCTGCCTTGGAAAAATtttcataataataatttataatattgtTAGTTCTGTTTAGCCTTGTTCTAAAGTTGAATGTGAAATGGGTTTCGTTGCCGATTGTGTATACGTGAGTGATATTGTAAGTACTGACTTCCACTCAAGGTGGCATGTTATTGAGAACCATTTTCTTCTTAAGTTTGAGCATTCTCATTGATATTcaaaagttttatttatttatttatattcatGCCCCGAAACACCATTATTAAATAAGATTGTAATACATCATTTTAAAGTTTTGAAAAAACTTTAAtgcattattttaatttctatatatatatattttttaccaaGATCAAGAAGGGATTAGTTATTGCTACCGTGAAGAGTATCATACCCTGAttacaacaaaaagaaaaattgtgACAAAAAAGAAAGtaatctaaaatttgtatgggacAATTAACAGGGAAGGGAGGCTGGCCATTCTCATTTTGGACTGAATTTCTGGTTTTGCTAAGTAAAATGAAATGAATATACTAGCCAAAAAATAATAAGattaaaaccaaaaattctttATCCTTAAAACACAGATTTCAATCACCTACCCTTTCCTATTACTTTTACTTTTATCCATGGTAGACTTATTGAACTTCCTGGTCACATTCAGTGGATTGGCAGAAAAAGATAGAATTTCAAAAGCAGCTTCTTCATTACCATGACTTATATTTCCGGCAAAACCATCAAAAGGAAGTGGAACTCCctatatacaacaacaattaatAGCTAACAGATTGTTCAATGTTACATCAACCAAATAAAATCCCTGAGACTTGAGAAAAGGCTATAAGAATGATTATATACCTTGGCAACAACTTGAACAAGATCACCAGCAAGGATTACAGGTGTCTCTAATACACTGCCATTTGCAATATTGGTAGCACATCTTCCCTTTTTACTCAATTTTGCTTTCTACAAAACAGTACCTAACAAAACACAAGCTAATTAAATAATCATCCTCAGCATTCAACATGTAAGTAGAGATAGAAACAGTCAAGTAACAGCAACGATTAGTCTTAACAATAACCATATCTCCCCCCAAAAGGAAAAGACTCAAGTCCTTCATTTGGTAGTGGTACCGGTTGGTTTTTGAAAGGGAAGATGTCACCTTAACTAAGCCCTATTCCATATTAAGCAATGTTCACTCAGTCTAATTCTAGATAGTGATAGTTTCCCATTTTTACTTCCTTAAAAGACTAAAAAGCAAAAATAACAAAGTGACATGAATGCAAGAGACAATCAAACATTGTTCCCTATAAAAGCGAAAACCAAGTAAGATAAATTAACCAAGGCTTGGATAAAAACGTTTCCTAAACCTAATCCCTGAAACAATAACAAAGTCTTAGAAAATGATGTCTCCTTTAATCCTATCCCTCCAACAATAATGCCTCTTAATCAAGTGCCTAATCCCATGCCTATTTTAAAATTGCAACCTTGCATGAAAGCAATACAGTTAAAAAAAATAGTCTAACCAATAAAGAAAACAGCAAAAATCAAACTTATACCAATCTGATGTGATCCAATTTACAAACAAAACCACGATAATTCAACAAAACCCAAAACCCAGATATAAATCTCAATCAACAATTAAAAACCAGAATTGGTTTCCAACAAAAGAAGTAATGCCAAAACAAACCCAGAAAAAGAAGAAGCAAAACCCACCAAATTCTTTCTCAACAGCAGCAGTGTGGAAGATTCCAGAATAAACAGAGCCATCTGTCAAATGCACATCCCCTGGCAGACCAAGGATGTACATGGTAGCAAGCAGCAAAGCTTCGTTCATGAAACAGTTCTCTTCTTCTACTCTGTTTTTGAGTTCCATATCTACTCTTCTATAGGAGTAATATaagtaaagaaaaaggaaaagagatctGAGGTAGCAGACAGCAGTGGGTTGACTGAATAGATGGAATCGGAAAAGAAAAGGAGACAAAAGGCAATTTTCTTTGTTTATCGTTTCTTATATGTTTTTTTACAAATAACTAAATAAATTCGTTGACCTATAAATTTTGTATAGAAAGGGTAAAGAATAATTCTaacaatgataaaaaaaaatgtcGTCAAAGCCCTGCTAAAACCCTCAAAATCTCCAGAAACTGTAAAAGAACAATGGGATCCAAGAAATTCAATTATATCATGCATGTCCCTTATTTATATTTTACACAGAGAGCAACGGTCCTGGAAATGATGGAAAAATATTTGATTTTACATGCCATGTCATTCAAATATTTGAtgccacttttttttttttgtggaacTTGACACTTGACAATGGTTCTTTCCCCTGGAAGAAAGTTACGGTAAAAAAAGTAGCTGTGTTTTCCATGTTCTGATGTTGGATGCATTGCTACTTGAGGAATATCAAATTGGATGCAAACAGAAAACGTGCGTGGTCGAAAGTTTAGTCCCATGGTGTCATAGGGAAGAAACTAAGGCTGATAACGGTATCTCTCTGGCTGAACAAGAACGACGTACTTGCTCTTAAGTCAATGAACTCGAAGCAGCCTTACTTCCGCAAAAGAAGAAGTTAACAGTTAACAGGATTTACAGACTTGGATTCTACAAAGCTTATTGGATTTTTCATATGATACTTTCTCTTATTCTGATATGGAACAATTTATGCAAAGgctattttgggttttaagtcctgttatttatgtttttttttttatttctgtttttttGTTGTGTTTAACTGCATGTTTGGTTaactgtaatggaatagagttgtaatTGAATAAAGATGTAATGGAATAAACTTGTAATCAGCAATTCAATTATTTAGTTGAATGGGATGAAATAGAGCTCTAATAACATTTTTATGTTTGGTTGAATAGAATATATGTTGTAATAGTATAAGGAAAAaggcttaaataaccaaagtagcTCTATAGAATTTTGTTAGGtagattattgttattaaattttaataagattattattaaatatattttaataaaataaaaataaaaataaataatttaatcatatttaatcataattattattaaatacaaattaataatagaatatgtaatttaataaattcttaatataattattattaaaatatgaattcataaaattataatatataatattataaaataatatataacttactttattatttttaaactacaattcattatttttaaaaataatatataacctaCTATAATAGGGTTTTTACCCAACTgggttaaaaaatttaaaacaccaAAATAGGGTGTCGATACATTATTTATGAAAATAGGTTATTTTTTTGGGTCGAGCCTACCTGACAGACGCGAccctttttttaataatatatatatacatattttaaatattattattttattatattttaataatttttaaatttttaaaatctaatcGGGTCAAAACCGGGTCGAGCCAGACCCAGAGGCGCGACCATTTGCGCCTGTTGCGGGCGCTGACGCCTGCTGACATGCCACGTGTCCCTGCCCCCCCATGCCACCTGTAGAGACCtggaaagagagaaaaaaaattaaattttgaaatggGGGACCATATAAGCACCGGTCCCCCAATTTTGTAAAGGCAGCAgcaaagagagaaaagaagaagaagaagatgaagaagaagaagaaaaaaagaagaagaagaaaaagaagaaga from Gossypium arboreum isolate Shixiya-1 chromosome 1, ASM2569848v2, whole genome shotgun sequence harbors:
- the LOC108482175 gene encoding 1-acyl-sn-glycerol-3-phosphate acyltransferase-like, which translates into the protein MENSASGSFLRNRRLESFLETKSGPNVRETQKIPSKQVITRQRPNKTDAFVDDDGWIPTLISCVRIVTCFLAMMVTTFIWAIVMLMLLPWPSQRIRQGNIYGHVTGRLLMWILGNPLKIEGTEFSNERAIYICNHASPIDIFLIMWLTPTGTVGIAKKEIIWYPLFGQLYVLANHLRIDRSDPRAAIKSMKQAVQAVKKHGLSLIIFPEGTRSKNGRLLPFKKGFVHLAIESGLPIVPIILTGTHLAWRKGSLHVRPAPISVKYLPPIKTDSWTADNINDYIKMVHDIYVENLPEAQKPISTDDTKNSSRS